Proteins from a genomic interval of Rosa chinensis cultivar Old Blush chromosome 2, RchiOBHm-V2, whole genome shotgun sequence:
- the LOC112186547 gene encoding probable mediator of RNA polymerase II transcription subunit 26b: MATTAKSGSSLNYWRNYFRTANSDIFGIIDHAIMVAAVDCPKEFRLRRDRVAELLFSCRMSRCSGCEKVELVVPGGHGHGHDDHYEVEHDDDDDDDDRGGDRDFEAGASKESKVNSSRDDQIGEMSMKNDQDSNYSYGLAEALTDEIEQESQVFGEVLRIKGIFQNSEHESDAVLFESLRKLELMALSVETLKATEIGKAVNRLRKHGSMKIRNLVRTLIDGWKVMVDEWVNATTAIASGGTEVISDSVDPSIDDDFEEGLPTPPLDEGAFFATQTTSMELSEFFDGMEDYGNPRNSGQYTRNRENGRKPSLEKQNVVKQEQQYVSDQGNVLPKKIKSEPVMVKQEVDVKPNRPSNTNSGPRRPPKVSMERKGVSSVTNIEQRTDKVSIQKRQLTGQQQDKYKCSDEVAVQVKLEATKRKLQESYQQAENAKKQRTVQVMELHDLPKQGLGHRNPHLKPGNHNRHRAHGRRL; the protein is encoded by the exons ATGGCGACCACGGCCAAGTCTGGGTCTTCACTGAATTACTGGAGGAATTATTTCCGGACGGCGAATTCGGACATTTTCGGCATCATTGACCATGCCATCATGGTTGCCGCTGTGGATTGTCCCAAGGAGTTCAGGTTGCGGAGGGATCGAGTTGCTGAGCTCTTGTTTTCCTGCAGAATGAGCAGGTGTTCGGGTTGCGAAAAGGTGGAGTTGGTGGTGCCTGGTGGTCATGGTCATGGTCATGATGATCACTATGAGGTGGagcatgatgatgatgatgatgatgatgaccgAGGAGGTGATAGAGATTTTGAGGCCGGGGCTAGTAAAGAGAGCAAGGTCAATAGCAGCAGAGATGATCAGATTGGTGAAATGAGCATGAAGAATGATCAGGATAGCAATTACAGCTATGGATTGGCTGAGGCTTTGACCGATGAGATTGAACAAGAGTCTCAGGTTTTCGGGGAGGTTTTGAGGATCAAAGGGATCTTCCAGAATAGTGAACATGAG TCTGATGCTGTATTGTTTGAGTCGTTGAGGAAGCTTGAGTTGATGGCTCTGTCTGTGGAGACTCTCAAGGCAACTGAGATTGGGAAGGCTGTTAACCGGCTAAGAAAGCATGGATCAATGAAGATTCGTAATCTTGTTCGAACACTAATTGATGGGTGGAAAGTCATGGTAGATGAATGGGTCAATGCTACTACAGCTATTGCTTCTGGGGGAACAGAAGTTATTTCAGATTCTGTTGATCCATCAATTGATGATGACTTTGAAGAAGGACTTCCCACTCCTCCATTGGATGAAGGAGCTTTCTTTGCCACTCAAACCACCTCAATGGAACTCTCTGAGTTCTTTGATGGTATGGAAGATTATGGGAATCCTCGAAACAGTGGGCAATATACCAGGAATCGTGAAAATGGAAGAAAACCATCACTGGAGAAACAAAATGTTGTGAAGCAGGAACAACAGTATGTTAGTGATCAGGGAAATGTGCTtcccaagaaaataaaaagtgaaCCAGTGATGGTGAAACAAGAAGTTGATGTGAAGCCAAATAGGCCCTCAAACACCAACTCTGGCCCTCGGAGACCTCCCAAAGTAAGTATGGAGCGAAAGGGTGTCAGTAGTGTAACAAATATTGAGCAAAGAACAGATAAGGTTTCCATTCAGAAGAGGCAACTCACTGGTCAGCAGCAAGATAAATACAAGTGTTCAGATGAAGTTGCAGTGCAAGTGAAGCTTGAAGCCACAAAAAGGAAACTCCAGGAGAGTTATCAACAAGCTGAGAATGCCAAGAAGCAACGGACAGTACAGGTAATGGAATTGCATGATCTACCTAAGCAGGGGCTTGGCCATAGGAACCCACATTTAAAACCTGGAAACCACAATCGGCATAGGGCACATGGGCGGAGATTATGA